A genomic region of Cydia amplana chromosome 5, ilCydAmpl1.1, whole genome shotgun sequence contains the following coding sequences:
- the LOC134647922 gene encoding small ribosomal subunit protein uS13: MSLVIPDKFQHILRIMNTNIDGKRKVMFAMTAIKGVGRRYSNIVLKKADIDLDKRAGECTEEEVEKIITIMSNPRQYKIPDWFLNRQKDIVDGKYSQLTSSNLDSKLREDLERLKKIRAHRGMRHYWGLRVRGQHTKTTGRRGRTVGVSKKK, encoded by the exons ATG TCGCTCGTAATTCCGGACAAGTTTCAACATATTCTTCGTATTATGAATACGAACATCGATGGCAAACGTAAAGTTATGTTTGCCATGACGGCCATCAAGGGAGTTGGCCGCAGATATTCGAACATCGTCCTGAAGAAGGCCGACATTGACCTGGACAAGCGTGCTGGAGAATGCACCGAGGAAGAG GTAGAAAAGATCATCACTATCATGTCCAACCCAAGGCAATACAAAATCCCCGACTGGTTCTTGAACAGACAGAAGGACATTGTTGACGGCAAGTACAGCCAGCTGACCTCCTCTAACTTGGACTCGAAGCTCCGTGAAGATTTGGAGAGGCTGAAGAAGATTCGTGCCCACAGGGGCATGCGTCACTACTGGGGCCTGCGTGTGCGCGGTCAGCACACCAAGACCACCGGCAGGAGAGGACGTACTGTTGGTGTGTCTAagaagaagtaa
- the LOC134647923 gene encoding zinc transporter zipt-7.2, producing the protein MFKVNKSILTCVLLAFATVVVLGHSHSHSHDEPPSFKYSKAANEQYETKPEQKKITEPDYDLYVNALSSTVFISIVPFFILFFIPIDGTVEKQPLLKVLLSFASGGLLGDAFLHLIPHALAASGGEGGGHSHSHSHGGEQHAPHDTSVGLGVLGGIIAFLVVEKSVRLFSGEHGHSHGGEKKKNDDKLKKKGKDKKEPEIKIAGYLNLAADFTHNFTDGLAIGASFIAGKNIGYITTVTILLHEIPHEIGDFAILVQSGCSRRKAMLLQLLTAFGAISGTLISIYLQGYEDSVVSKLVLPFTAGGFIYIATVSVIPELLEGANKLSQSIKEIIALLAGVYMMVLIAQYE; encoded by the coding sequence ATGTTTAAAGTTAATAAATCAATATTAACATGTGTTCTATTAGCATTTGCCACAGTTGTAGTATTGGGCCACTCTCATTCACATTCTCATGATGAGCCGCCGTCGTTCAAGTATTCGAAAGCTGCAAACGAACAATACGAAACAAAGCCAGAACAAAAAAAGATAACGGAACCAGACTACGACCTGTACGTGAACGCCCTGAGTTCTACGGTTTTTATAAGCATAGTGCCATTCTTTATTCTCTTCTTCATACCTATAGATGGAACTGTTGAGAAACAACCACTGTTAAAGGTTTTGTTATCGTTCGCTTCGGGCGGACTTCTTGGAGATGCTTTTCTGCACTTGATACCGCACGCGCTGGCGGCGAGTGGCGGTGAAGGCGGCGGGCACAGCCACAGCCACTCGCACGGCGGCGAGCAGCACGCGCCGCACGACACCAGCGTCGGGCTCGGCGTGCTCGGCGGCATCATCGCTTTCCTTGTCGTCGAAAAATCCGTGCGGCTGTTTAGCGGAGAACATGGACACTCCCATGGAGGCGAAAAGAAGAAAAACGACGACAAATTGAAAAAGAAGGGAAAGGACAAAAAAGAGCCAGAGATCAAAATTGCCGGATACCTCAACCTTGCTGCAGATTTCACCCACAACTTCACTGACGGTTTAGCTATCGGAGCATCATTCATTGCTGGGAAAAATATTGGTTACATCACTACTGTCACTATTTTGCTCCATGAAATTCCTCATGAGATTGGAGACTTTGCTATTCTGGTGCAGTCTGGCTGCTCACGGAGAAAGGCCATGTTGTTGCAACTGCTGACCGCCTTTGGAGCGATCTCAGGGACTCTTATCTCAATTTATCTACAAGGCTACGAGGACAGTGTTGTATCTAAACTAGTACTTCCTTTCACAGCGGGTGGCTTTATCTACATTGCCACTGTTTCAGTTATTCCAGAGTTGTTGGAAGGTGCCAACAAATTGTCACAGTCTATCAAAGAAATTATTGCACTCCTAGCTGGAGTGTACATGATGGTACTTATAGCACAATATGAATAA
- the LOC134647967 gene encoding importin subunit beta-1 isoform X2, which produces MNTEPMLQLIQILEKTISPDRNELEAAEKYLDHAAATNFTAFIKMLSDVLAQGGNSQVARMAAGLQLKNHLTSKDASLKQQYQQRWLALPDETRQYIKKNILLATGTEDTRPSSAAQCLAYVAVAELPVGQWNDLIPNLVENVVNAQSTELKKEATLEAIGYICQDIDAEVLTEQSNHILTAIIHGMRSTEPSNHVRLAATQALLNSLEFTKANFDKENERNFIMEVVCEATQSTDMRISVAALQCLVKILSLYYQYMEPYMGQALFPITLEAMKSDVDDISLQGIEFWSNVSDEEIDLAIEEAEAADAGRPPVRTSRFYARGALQYLAPVLMQKLTKQDDTDDELDWNPSKAASVCLMLLSNCCEDEIVPHVLPFINLNIKHENWRFREAALMAFGSILGGLEINTLKPLVEKAMPTLIEAMYDSSVAVRDTAAWTFGRICEIVPEAAINETYLKPLLESLVNGLKAEPRVAANVCWAFTGLAEAAYEAADCGDSNQPKTYCMSKYFDFIIERLLETTDRQDAAQHNLRSAAYEALMEMVKNSPSDCYITVQKTTMVILERLQQVLQMENHISSQADRSQFNDLQSLLCATLQSVLRKVTPEDAPQISDAIMTALLTMFASNAGKAGGVQEDALMAVSTLVEVLGEGFLKYMDAFKRYLYVGLKNHQEYQVCIAAVGLTGDICRVLKSKALPYCDEIILLLLENLGDPTIHRSVKPQILSVFGDIALSIGPDFAKYFDVVMQMLLQASNAQVDRNDFAMVEYLGELRESVLEAYTGIIQGLKGAGGEVRADVALVEPHVNAIVSFMMAVAVEPERTDAHMSAVAGLAGDLCAAFGARVLPVLEQRPLLDLLAAARRSRTSRTKTLANWATKEIRKLKQQAPPAS; this is translated from the exons ATGAATACCGAACCGATGTTACAACTTATACAAATATTGGAAAAGACAATATCTCCCG ATCGAAATGAGTTGGAAGCAGCAGAAAAATACCTTGACCATGCAGCGGCCACAAACTTCACAGCATTTATCAAGATGCTGTCAGATGTGCTGGCACAGGGTGGCAACAGTCAGGTGGCGCGCATGGCGGCCGGCCTGCAGCTCAAGAACCACCTCACATCCAAAGATGCCTCACTCAAGCAACAGTACCAGCAGAGGTGGCTTGCCCTACCAGACGAAACTAGGCAATATATTAAGAAAAAT atCCTATTAGCAACTGGCACTGAAGACACCCGGCCCAGTTCTGCGGCGCAGTGTCTTGCATATGTGGCGGTGGCTGAACTCCCGGTGGGCCAGTGGAATGACCTCATTCCTAACTTGGTGGAAAATGTTGTTAATGCTCAGTCTACTGAACTAAAGAAGGAAGCCACTCTAGAAGCCATTG GTTACATTTGCCAAGACATTGATGCTGAAGTGCTAACGGAGCAGAGTAACCACATCCTAACAGCCATTATCCATGGCATGAGGTCCACGGAGCCCAGCAACCACGTGCGACTGGCCGCCACTCAGGCTCTGCTCAACTCGCTTGAGTTCACTAAGGCTAACTTTGATAAGGAAAATGAGAGAAACTTCATTATGGAGGTTGTATGTGAGGCTACACAGTCAACTGATATGAGGATAAGTGTAGCAGCGCTGCAGTGTTTA gTCAAAATTCTATCATTATACTACCAATACATGGAGCCATACATGGGCCAAGCACTGTTCCCCATCACCCTGGAGGCGATGAAGTCTGATGTCGACGATATATCACTGCAGGGCATCGAGTTCTGGTCCAACGTCAGTGACGAGGAAATAGACCTCGCCATTGAGGAGGCTGAGGCTGCCGATGCGG GTCGTCCTCCAGTACGAACCTCGAGGTTTTACGCGAGAGGTGCTCTACAGTACTTAGCACCGGTGCTAATGCAAAAGCTCACCAAACAAGATGACACTGATGATGAATTGGATTGGAACCCTTCTAAGGCCGCATCGGTTTGCCTAATGCTCCTGTCCAACTGCTGCGAAGACGAGATCGTTCCACACGTCCTGCCTTTCATCAATTTAAATATCAAACATGAAAATTGGCGGTTCAGGGAAGCCGCCCTAATGGCCTTCGGTTCTATATTAGGCGGTCTTGAAATTAATACTCTTAAACCTCTCGTCGAGAAGGCCATGCCGACCCTCATCGAGGCCATGTACGACTCCAGCGTCGCCGTGCGGGACACGGCGGCGTGGACCTTCGGAAGGATTTGCGAAATCGTTCCAGAGGCAGCTATCAATGAAACTTATCTCAAACCCTTGCTCGAGAGTCTCGTCAACGGACTAAAGGCTGAACCTCGTGTCGCGGCAAACGTTTGCTGGGCATTCACGGGATTAGCGGAGGCGGCGTACGAAGCCGCGGACTGTGGCGACTCCAACCAGCCTAAAACTTACTGTATGTCAAAGTACTTCGACTTCATCATTGAACGTCTCTTGGAGACCACTGACCGCCAAGACGCCGCACAACACAACTTGAGGTCTGCCGCCTACGAGGCGCTCATGGAGATGGTCAAGAACTCTCCCTCGGATTGCTATATCACCGTACAAAAGACGACGATGGTTATTTTGGAGCGACTGCAACAAGTCTTACAGATGGAGAATCATATTTCTAGCCAAGCGGATCGCTCGCAATTCAACGACTTGCAGAGCCTTCTGTGCGCGACCCTTCAGTCTGTTTTGCGTAAAGTGACCCCTGAAGATGCGCCGCAAATATCTGACGCCATCATGACGGCGCTTCTCACTATGTTCGCGAGCAACGCCGGCAAGGCTGGGGGCGTTCAAGAGGACGCTCTTATGGCCGTATCTACCCTAGTCGAGGTGCTAGGTGAAGGTTTCCTAAAATACATGGACGCCTTCAAAAGATATCTTTATGTTGGACTTAAGAATCACCAGGAATACCAAGTTTGCATAGCTGCTGTTGGATTAACTGGAGATATTTGCAGAGTACTGAAAAGTAAG GCACTCCCCTACTGCGACGAGATTATCCTGCTGCTGCTGGAGAACCTCGGCGACCCGACCATCCACCGCTCCGTGAAGCCGCAGATCCTGTCCGTGTTTGGAGACATCGCTCTGAGCATTGGACCTGATTTCGCCAAATACTTCGATGTCGTCATGCAAATGTTGCTGCAG GCCAGCAACGCGCAAGTGGACCGTAATGACTTCGCCATGGTGGAGTACTTGGGCGAGCTGCGCGAGAGCGTGCTGGAAGCGTACACCGGCATCATTCAGGGCCTGAAAGGAGCAGGCGGGGAG GTGCGCGCGGACGTGGCGCTGGTGGAGCCGCACGTGAACGCGATCGTGAGCTTCATGATGGCGGTGGCGGTGGAGCCGGAGCGCACGGACGCGCACATGTCGGCGGTGGCGGGGCTGGCGGGCGACCTGTGCGCGGCGTTCGGCGCGCGCGTGCTGCCCGTGCTGGAGCAGCGCCCGCTGCTGGACCTGCTGGCGGCCGCGCGCCGCTCGCGCACGTCGCGCACCAAGACGCTCGCCAACTGGGCCACCAAGGAGATCCGCAAGCTCAAGCAGCAGGCGCCGCCCGCCAGCTG A
- the LOC134647985 gene encoding adenosylhomocysteinase, giving the protein MKPPYKIADEKLAELGRNEIMLAEKEMPGLMACRRKYAPAQTLKGARIAGSLHMTVQTAVLIETLIELGAEVQWSSSNIYSTQDEAAAALVARGIPIYAWKGETEEEYIWCIEQTLVFADGKPLNMILDDGGDLTNLVHKKYPQYLEGVKGISEETTTGVHNLYKMFREGTLKVPAINVNDSVTKSKFDNLYGCRESLLDGIKRATDIMVAGKVCVVGGYGDVGKGCAQAFKGFGGRVIVTEIDPINALQAAMEGFQVTTMEEASEVGQIFVTTTGNLDIITKDHFLRMKDDAIVCNIGHFDCEVDVAWLENNAKKVNIKPQVDRYELENGNHIIVLAAGRLVNLGCATGHSSFVMSNSFTNQVLAQIELWTAHQKYPIGVHTLPKKLDEEVAALHLDHLGVKLTKLTPKQAKYIGVPVEGPYKPDHYRY; this is encoded by the exons ATGAAGCCCCCGTACAAAATTG CTGATGAGAAGCTTGCCGAGTTGGGCCGCAATGAAATCATGCTGGCCGAGAAAGAGATGCCGGGTCTAATGGCCTGCCGTCGCAAGTATGCACCTGCGCAGACCCTGAAGGGAGCCAGGATCGCTGGCAGCCTTCACATGACTGTCCAGACTGCAGTACTCATTGAAACTCTCATTGAACTTGGCGCTGAG GTCCAGTGGTCTAGCAGCAACATCTACAGCACACAGGACGAGGCGGCGGCGGCCCTGGTCGCCCGCGGCATTCCTATCTACGCGTGGAAGGGCGAAACGGAAGAAGAATACATCTGGTGCATAGAACAAACACTTGTTTTTGCTGATGGAAAG CCTTTAAACATGATTTTGGATGATGGTGGTGATTTGACCAACTTGGTGCACAAGAAATATCCCCAATACTTGGAAGGTGTTAAGGGCATTTCAGAAGAAACTACCACAGGAGTACACAATCTGTACAAGATGTTCAGAGAAGGAACACTGAAGGTACCTGCTATCAATGTAAATGACTCTGTCACAAAGAGCAAGTTTGACAACTTGTATGGATGCAGGGAGTCTCTGCTGGACGGAATCAAAAGGGCGACAGACATTATGGTTGCAGGGAAAGTCTGTGTGGTAGGTGGATATGGAGATGTCGGCAAAGGTTGCGCCCAAGCCTTCAAAGGATTTGGAGGCAGGGTTATTGTTACGGAGATTGATCCTATCAATGCCCTTCAAGCAGCAATGGAAGGCTTCCAAGTCACCACAATGGAAGAAGCATCAGAGGTTGGACAAATTTTTGTCACCACCACTGGCAACCTTGACATAATCACCAAAGATCACTTCTTAAGAATGAAAGATGATGCGATTGTTTGCAACATTGGTCACTTTGATTGCGAGGTAGATGTTGCTTGGCTGGAAAACAATGCCAAGAAAGTGAACATTAAGCCTCAGGTTGATCGTTATGAACTTGAAAATGGCAATCATATTATTGTGTTGGCAGCTGGTCGTCTGGTTAACTTGGGCTGCGCTACTGGCCATTCTTCATTTGTCATGTCTAATTCTTTCACTAATCAAGTATTGGCCCAAATTGAATTGTGGACGGCTCATCAGAAATATCCTATTGGTGTCCACACTCTACCCAAGAAGCTGGATGAGGAAGTAGCTGCTCTACATCTGGACCACCTGGGAGTCAAACTCACCAAGTTGACTCCCAAACAAGCCAAATACATTGGTGTTCCTGTTGAAGGTCCATACAAGCCAGATCACTACAGATACTAA
- the LOC134647967 gene encoding importin subunit beta-1 isoform X1, whose translation MNTEPMLQLIQILEKTISPDRNELEAAEKYLDHAAATNFTAFIKMLSDVLAQGGNSQVARMAAGLQLKNHLTSKDASLKQQYQQRWLALPDETRQYIKKNILLATGTEDTRPSSAAQCLAYVAVAELPVGQWNDLIPNLVENVVNAQSTELKKEATLEAIGYICQDIDAEVLTEQSNHILTAIIHGMRSTEPSNHVRLAATQALLNSLEFTKANFDKENERNFIMEVVCEATQSTDMRISVAALQCLVKILSLYYQYMEPYMGQALFPITLEAMKSDVDDISLQGIEFWSNVSDEEIDLAIEEAEAADAGRPPVRTSRFYARGALQYLAPVLMQKLTKQDDTDDELDWNPSKAASVCLMLLSNCCEDEIVPHVLPFINLNIKHENWRFREAALMAFGSILGGLEINTLKPLVEKAMPTLIEAMYDSSVAVRDTAAWTFGRICEIVPEAAINETYLKPLLESLVNGLKAEPRVAANVCWAFTGLAEAAYEAADCGDSNQPKTYCMSKYFDFIIERLLETTDRQDAAQHNLRSAAYEALMEMVKNSPSDCYITVQKTTMVILERLQQVLQMENHISSQADRSQFNDLQSLLCATLQSVLRKVTPEDAPQISDAIMTALLTMFASNAGKAGGVQEDALMAVSTLVEVLGEGFLKYMDAFKRYLYVGLKNHQEYQVCIAAVGLTGDICRVLKSKALPYCDEIILLLLENLGDPTIHRSVKPQILSVFGDIALSIGPDFAKYFDVVMQMLLQASNAQVDRNDFAMVEYLGELRESVLEAYTGIIQGLKGAGGEVRADVALVEPHVNAIVSFMMAVAVEPERTDAHMSAVAGLAGDLCAAFGARVLPVLEQRPLLDLLAAARRSRTSRTKTLANWATKEIRKLKQQAPPASCLSTSYAYGEVSASPVRV comes from the exons ATGAATACCGAACCGATGTTACAACTTATACAAATATTGGAAAAGACAATATCTCCCG ATCGAAATGAGTTGGAAGCAGCAGAAAAATACCTTGACCATGCAGCGGCCACAAACTTCACAGCATTTATCAAGATGCTGTCAGATGTGCTGGCACAGGGTGGCAACAGTCAGGTGGCGCGCATGGCGGCCGGCCTGCAGCTCAAGAACCACCTCACATCCAAAGATGCCTCACTCAAGCAACAGTACCAGCAGAGGTGGCTTGCCCTACCAGACGAAACTAGGCAATATATTAAGAAAAAT atCCTATTAGCAACTGGCACTGAAGACACCCGGCCCAGTTCTGCGGCGCAGTGTCTTGCATATGTGGCGGTGGCTGAACTCCCGGTGGGCCAGTGGAATGACCTCATTCCTAACTTGGTGGAAAATGTTGTTAATGCTCAGTCTACTGAACTAAAGAAGGAAGCCACTCTAGAAGCCATTG GTTACATTTGCCAAGACATTGATGCTGAAGTGCTAACGGAGCAGAGTAACCACATCCTAACAGCCATTATCCATGGCATGAGGTCCACGGAGCCCAGCAACCACGTGCGACTGGCCGCCACTCAGGCTCTGCTCAACTCGCTTGAGTTCACTAAGGCTAACTTTGATAAGGAAAATGAGAGAAACTTCATTATGGAGGTTGTATGTGAGGCTACACAGTCAACTGATATGAGGATAAGTGTAGCAGCGCTGCAGTGTTTA gTCAAAATTCTATCATTATACTACCAATACATGGAGCCATACATGGGCCAAGCACTGTTCCCCATCACCCTGGAGGCGATGAAGTCTGATGTCGACGATATATCACTGCAGGGCATCGAGTTCTGGTCCAACGTCAGTGACGAGGAAATAGACCTCGCCATTGAGGAGGCTGAGGCTGCCGATGCGG GTCGTCCTCCAGTACGAACCTCGAGGTTTTACGCGAGAGGTGCTCTACAGTACTTAGCACCGGTGCTAATGCAAAAGCTCACCAAACAAGATGACACTGATGATGAATTGGATTGGAACCCTTCTAAGGCCGCATCGGTTTGCCTAATGCTCCTGTCCAACTGCTGCGAAGACGAGATCGTTCCACACGTCCTGCCTTTCATCAATTTAAATATCAAACATGAAAATTGGCGGTTCAGGGAAGCCGCCCTAATGGCCTTCGGTTCTATATTAGGCGGTCTTGAAATTAATACTCTTAAACCTCTCGTCGAGAAGGCCATGCCGACCCTCATCGAGGCCATGTACGACTCCAGCGTCGCCGTGCGGGACACGGCGGCGTGGACCTTCGGAAGGATTTGCGAAATCGTTCCAGAGGCAGCTATCAATGAAACTTATCTCAAACCCTTGCTCGAGAGTCTCGTCAACGGACTAAAGGCTGAACCTCGTGTCGCGGCAAACGTTTGCTGGGCATTCACGGGATTAGCGGAGGCGGCGTACGAAGCCGCGGACTGTGGCGACTCCAACCAGCCTAAAACTTACTGTATGTCAAAGTACTTCGACTTCATCATTGAACGTCTCTTGGAGACCACTGACCGCCAAGACGCCGCACAACACAACTTGAGGTCTGCCGCCTACGAGGCGCTCATGGAGATGGTCAAGAACTCTCCCTCGGATTGCTATATCACCGTACAAAAGACGACGATGGTTATTTTGGAGCGACTGCAACAAGTCTTACAGATGGAGAATCATATTTCTAGCCAAGCGGATCGCTCGCAATTCAACGACTTGCAGAGCCTTCTGTGCGCGACCCTTCAGTCTGTTTTGCGTAAAGTGACCCCTGAAGATGCGCCGCAAATATCTGACGCCATCATGACGGCGCTTCTCACTATGTTCGCGAGCAACGCCGGCAAGGCTGGGGGCGTTCAAGAGGACGCTCTTATGGCCGTATCTACCCTAGTCGAGGTGCTAGGTGAAGGTTTCCTAAAATACATGGACGCCTTCAAAAGATATCTTTATGTTGGACTTAAGAATCACCAGGAATACCAAGTTTGCATAGCTGCTGTTGGATTAACTGGAGATATTTGCAGAGTACTGAAAAGTAAG GCACTCCCCTACTGCGACGAGATTATCCTGCTGCTGCTGGAGAACCTCGGCGACCCGACCATCCACCGCTCCGTGAAGCCGCAGATCCTGTCCGTGTTTGGAGACATCGCTCTGAGCATTGGACCTGATTTCGCCAAATACTTCGATGTCGTCATGCAAATGTTGCTGCAG GCCAGCAACGCGCAAGTGGACCGTAATGACTTCGCCATGGTGGAGTACTTGGGCGAGCTGCGCGAGAGCGTGCTGGAAGCGTACACCGGCATCATTCAGGGCCTGAAAGGAGCAGGCGGGGAG GTGCGCGCGGACGTGGCGCTGGTGGAGCCGCACGTGAACGCGATCGTGAGCTTCATGATGGCGGTGGCGGTGGAGCCGGAGCGCACGGACGCGCACATGTCGGCGGTGGCGGGGCTGGCGGGCGACCTGTGCGCGGCGTTCGGCGCGCGCGTGCTGCCCGTGCTGGAGCAGCGCCCGCTGCTGGACCTGCTGGCGGCCGCGCGCCGCTCGCGCACGTCGCGCACCAAGACGCTCGCCAACTGGGCCACCAAGGAGATCCGCAAGCTCAAGCAGCAGGCGCCGCCCGCCAGCTG TTTGTCGACGTCGTATGCCTACGGTGAAGTCTCCGCGAGTCCAGTGCGCGTATAG